One window of Triticum dicoccoides isolate Atlit2015 ecotype Zavitan chromosome 5A, WEW_v2.0, whole genome shotgun sequence genomic DNA carries:
- the LOC119300470 gene encoding E3 ubiquitin-protein ligase WAV3-like, whose translation MASAGQRCAGCYGGIGRLEAAFSSECAHTFHPLCVSGAHSCPSCSAFWSFTPTFQLSPLHPQPARMPTVHHGAAASRFHLACVTGSVCPVCNARWPYQVSSYPYLHPYQFPPPPPLPRPMPMWASAFVDQPSAAYPPHGAAVYDDDEPLEPLAAQGAPLDDWDLVQDAANGGGRLVLDAHCEHPAVARGEPHDNFVVLVHAKAPGAATAAAAEQTRTPLDLVTVLDVSGSMTGDKIALLKKAMEFVVDQLGPADRLSVVAFSTDARRLIPLTRMSDAGKVKAKGAVQLLIAGGGTNILKGLTEAAKVLDGRRHKNAVASVILLSDGQDTYNLGGGGYNLGGGGYSYGSVSCSKNYRALVPGSLLSGAGHRSTPIHTFGFGGDHDSSAMHTIAEETGDTFSFIEDETVVQDSFAQCIGGLLSVVVQDALITVKCVHPVRVRAVKSGRYDSSIDAYARSASVDVGELYADEERRFLLLVDVPKAGEADEVTQIMKVTCTYRDTATWQVVDVAGEDVAVQRPVEVAKDQQPSMEVAREKFRVEATEDIAAARAAAERGEYAEAARILDRRQEALLPALADDARCKALVEELRELSTRVASRREYEKSGRACILTGYSSHAQQRAASACVAGAVGGYRCPPPPGGAGGMGGAASVFGFGAAGAYATPAMQMMVGASRRVREQQQQPSTLKRKSGSDGGN comes from the exons AGGCCGCGTTCTCGTCGGAGTGCGCCCACACTTTCCACCCGCTCTGCGTCTCCGGCGCCCACTCGTGTCCGTCCTGTTCCGCGTTCTGGAGCTTCACGCCGACCTTCCAGCTGTCTCCCTTGCACCCGCAGCCTGCCCGTATGCCGACCGTGCATCACGGCGCTGCTGCGTCGAG GTTCCATCTCGCCTGCGTCACCGGCTCCGTCTGCCCGGTCTGCAACGCCCGCTGGCCATACCAGGTGTCCTCGTACCCTTATTTGCACCCGTACCagttcccgccgccgccgccgctgccgaggcCGATGCCGATGTGGGCGTCTGCCTTCGTGGACCAGCCATCGGCGGCGTATCCTCCTCACGGCGCcgccgtgtacgacgacgacgagcCGTTGGAGCCTCTGGCGGCCCAGGGGGCGCCACTCGACGACTGGGATCTCGTCCAGGACGCGGCCAACGGCGGAGGCAGGCTCGTCCTCGACGCGCACTGCGAgcacccggccgtcgcgaggggggAGCCGCACGACAACTTCGTGGTGCTGGTCCACGCCAAGGCCCCCGGCGCAgccaccgcggcggcggcggagcagacACGCACGCCGCTTGACCTGGTCACCGTGCTGGACGTCAGCGGCAGCATGACGGGCGACAAGATCGCGCTgctgaagaaggccatggagttCGTCGTCGACCAGCTCGGCCCTGCTGACCGTCTCAGCGTCGTGGCCTTCTCAACGGACGCGCGTCGGCTCATCCCTCTGACGCGCATGTCGGACGCCGGGAAGGTCAAGGCCAAGGGCGCCGTGCAGTTGCTCATTGCTGGCGGTGGAACAAATATCCTCAAGGGCCTCACTGAAGCTGCCAAGGTGCTCGACGGCCGCCGGCACAAGAACGCCGTCGCCAGCGTCATCCTTCTCTCGGACGGCCAGGACACGTACAACCTGGGAGGAGGAGGTTACAACCTAGGAGGAGGAGGTTACAGTTACGGCTCGGTCTCCTGCTCCAAGAACTACCGTGCTCTCGTGCCAGGCTCCTTGCTGAGTGGCGCCGGACACCGATCGACACCGATACACACGTTTGGCTTTGGCGGCGACCACGACTCGTCAGCCATGCACACGATCGCCGAGGAGACCGGCGACACCTTCTCCTTCATCGAGGACGAGACGGTGGTGCAGGACTCGTTCGCGCAGTGCATCGGCGGGCTCCTCTCCGTGGTCGTGCAGGACGCGCTCATCACTGTCAAGTGCGTGCACCCAGTGCGCGTCCGGGCAGTCAAGTCCGGCCGCTACGACAGCAGCATCGATGCGTACGCGCGCTCCGCCTCTGTAGACGTCGGCGAGCTGTACGCGGACGAGGAGAGGCGCTTCCTGCTGCTAGTGGATGTGCCCAAGGCCGGCGAAGCTGACGAAGTGACGCAGATCATGAAGGTGACCTGCACCTACCGCGACACGGCGACATGGCAGGTGGTGGACGTGGCCGGCGAGGACGTGGCCGTGCAGAGGCCGGTGGAGGTGGCCAAGGACCAGCAGCCGTCCATGGAGGTCGCGCGGGAGAAATTCCGCGTGGAGGCGACGGAGGACATTGCGGCGGCGCGGGCTGCCGCGGAGCGAGGCGAGTACGCTGAGGCCGCGAGAATACTGGACCGCAGGCAGGAGGCGCTGCTGCCGGCGCTGGCCGACGACGCGAGGTGCAAGGCGCTGGTGGAGGAGCTGCGCGAGCTGAGCACCCGCGTGGCGAGCCGGCGGGAGTACGAGAAGTCGGGGCGCGCGTGCATCCTGACCGGCTACAGCTCCCACGCGCAGCAGCGCGCCGCGTCGGCCTGCGTAGCCGGTGCCGTAGGAGGATACCGTTGTCCCCCGCCGCCCGGGGGCGCTGGGGGCATGGGCGGGGCGGCGTCGGTTTTTGGTTTCGGTGCTGCCGGGGCGTACGCGACGCCGGCGATGCAGATGATGGTGGGCGCGTCGAGGCGAGTAcgtgagcagcagcagcagccatcgACGTTGAAGAGGAAGAGCGGAAGCGACGGCGGCAACTAA